One Cyanobacteria bacterium FACHB-DQ100 genomic region harbors:
- a CDS encoding PAS domain S-box protein — MELNSANLNGDLPQPLASLAQMPLQMAEAQFAVVVENMIEAFFVLDSMGCCTYLNRKAEQILGVERSHLLGKTVWDVFRVDALSPLHQHFHQPIVEQQAVEFEAFYAVLNRWLAVRLLPATGNVFAYFQDITERKEIEVTLRKEQIEKALREREAQLTSIFQTIPDGIVILDQMGQIVSANPTAEQILRLTRSNLTERTYNDLSWSITTVDGQPFPEEDLPFVQVMQTGKPIYQVEHAIAHSDGTKIILSINASPLLNAEGSITNVIAAISDITERKQADAILRESEERYRLVIETAAEGIVFQHRDGRITTCNASAERILGLTADQMMGRSSLDPRWCAIYEDGSPFPGELHPAMITLRTGEPQSNVIMGIRKPNGTLTWISINTRPLFQANDATPYAVVCSFFDITDLKEAEAERLISEIALQQMPDAILLTDLEGKIQRWLGNAEQIFGYTAAEAVGQPVSFVHRPDVKAAMTAQMMQSIQETGEFHGEIPCLRKDGSEVPIETTAKTVYDKAGNPLFLIGINKEITERKQIEIERVQLLRRQIQEQTARLEAEADLRRSTFLAEASTLLASSLDYEQTLQSVARLAVPCFADWCGVDLLNHDGSISRVAVAHADPDKVKFAWEVAKRFPRHLEDGYGISQVMKTGQSEIAIEITDEQLAASVPIPDYLKIIRELGLKSCIITPLQARGRVLGSLSFVFAESNRQYSMEDLDLAKDLARRAAIAIDNARLYHMAQQAKQDALSAADRIARLQEVTAALSESLTPEQVIEVIVEQSMAVLKAAAALVVLVSKDRTELEIVKSLGYQADLVKSWRKFSINTDVPLAEAVRTAQPVWVETLLERIARYPHLAEIYSRYDFQSWMALPLVVEGKSIGGMLLSFKEFKQLSQEDREFILALSRQCAQAISRAQLYEAERTSRTEAEQANRVKDEFLAVLSHELRSPLNPILGWTKILRAGQLKPDKVDQALATIERNAKLQAQLIEDLLDISRMLRGKLSFNIVPVNLITVIHSAIETVQLAASAKSIQIQTRLQEYPKSILGDANRLQQVLWNLLSNAIKFTPNEGQVIIGMEEFDQHVHIQVIDTGRGIHSDFLPHVFEYFRQADSSTTRQFGGLGLGLAIARQIVELHGGTIQADSPGEGLGATFTVRLPIATVATESSTTRESRIQIEDLTGLHILVVDDEADMRDLAEFILEQHGAQVTVASSAADALLTLAHSVPDVLLSDIGMPEMDGYALMRQIRERSPEAGGGIPAIALTAYAGEYDRQQALSSGFQRHISKPVDPEKLVKAIVEIVN, encoded by the coding sequence ATGGAACTCAACTCGGCTAATCTAAACGGCGATCTTCCCCAGCCTCTGGCATCATTAGCACAGATGCCACTTCAGATGGCTGAGGCACAATTTGCTGTCGTTGTGGAGAACATGATAGAGGCATTTTTTGTGCTGGACTCAATGGGGTGCTGCACCTATCTCAACCGCAAAGCAGAACAGATATTGGGAGTTGAACGCTCCCACCTGCTCGGTAAAACGGTGTGGGATGTTTTTCGGGTTGATGCCCTTTCTCCACTCCATCAGCACTTCCACCAGCCGATAGTCGAGCAACAGGCTGTTGAATTTGAAGCATTTTATGCGGTGTTGAATCGTTGGCTTGCAGTACGCCTCCTGCCTGCTACAGGAAATGTTTTTGCTTATTTCCAGGACATTACTGAACGCAAGGAAATCGAAGTGACCTTGCGAAAGGAACAGATTGAAAAGGCTTTACGGGAAAGGGAAGCTCAATTAACTAGCATTTTTCAGACGATTCCAGATGGAATTGTCATTCTTGACCAGATGGGACAGATTGTTAGTGCCAATCCCACCGCAGAACAGATTTTAAGACTCACTCGTAGTAACCTGACTGAACGGACGTACAATGACTTGTCTTGGTCAATTACAACGGTAGATGGACAACCCTTTCCCGAAGAAGATTTGCCGTTTGTGCAGGTGATGCAAACCGGGAAGCCGATTTATCAAGTTGAACACGCGATCGCTCATTCCGATGGCACGAAAATTATCTTATCGATCAACGCTTCTCCATTGCTCAATGCAGAAGGAAGCATAACCAATGTAATTGCTGCCATCAGCGACATTACAGAGCGTAAGCAAGCAGATGCGATTCTGCGAGAATCAGAAGAACGCTATCGTTTGGTAATTGAAACAGCAGCCGAAGGAATCGTGTTTCAGCACAGGGACGGTAGGATCACGACCTGCAATGCCAGCGCTGAAAGAATCTTAGGTCTAACTGCCGATCAAATGATGGGGCGTTCCTCTCTTGATCCGCGCTGGTGTGCGATCTATGAAGATGGTTCTCCGTTTCCCGGGGAACTGCATCCAGCGATGATCACGCTGCGAACTGGAGAGCCTCAGTCTAACGTAATCATGGGAATTCGCAAGCCTAATGGCACACTGACCTGGATTTCGATCAATACCCGTCCGCTATTTCAAGCCAATGATGCAACTCCTTATGCAGTGGTTTGTTCCTTTTTCGATATCACCGATCTCAAAGAAGCTGAGGCAGAGCGTCTGATTTCGGAGATTGCTCTACAACAAATGCCTGACGCAATTCTATTAACTGACTTGGAGGGAAAGATTCAACGCTGGCTCGGGAATGCGGAGCAGATTTTTGGCTATACGGCTGCGGAGGCGGTTGGTCAGCCTGTCAGTTTCGTTCACCGCCCCGATGTTAAAGCGGCAATGACCGCTCAAATGATGCAGTCGATTCAAGAAACTGGCGAATTTCATGGTGAAATTCCCTGTTTGCGAAAGGATGGCTCAGAAGTCCCGATCGAAACTACAGCCAAAACGGTGTATGACAAAGCAGGGAATCCTCTGTTTCTCATTGGAATTAATAAGGAAATTACAGAACGCAAGCAAATAGAAATCGAACGAGTTCAATTGTTGCGGCGGCAGATACAGGAGCAAACTGCCCGTTTAGAGGCAGAAGCAGATTTGCGACGATCAACCTTTCTCGCGGAAGCCAGCACACTCCTGGCATCATCGCTAGATTATGAACAAACGCTCCAGAGTGTCGCACGCCTAGCTGTTCCTTGTTTCGCAGATTGGTGTGGTGTTGATTTATTAAATCATGACGGTTCTATTAGCCGCGTTGCAGTTGCTCATGCTGATCCTGATAAGGTTAAGTTTGCATGGGAGGTAGCAAAGCGCTTTCCGAGGCACTTGGAAGATGGGTATGGTATCTCTCAAGTGATGAAAACTGGGCAAAGTGAAATTGCGATTGAGATTACGGATGAGCAACTTGCAGCGAGTGTCCCAATTCCTGACTATTTGAAAATCATACGAGAATTAGGCTTGAAGTCTTGCATTATAACGCCGTTGCAAGCTCGTGGACGAGTGCTTGGCAGCCTTTCCTTTGTTTTTGCCGAATCAAATCGCCAGTACAGTATGGAAGATCTGGATCTAGCTAAAGATTTAGCGCGTCGTGCAGCGATCGCAATTGATAATGCTCGTCTTTACCACATGGCTCAGCAGGCAAAGCAGGACGCACTTTCAGCCGCTGATCGTATTGCCCGTCTACAAGAGGTGACAGCCGCACTTTCAGAATCCCTCACACCTGAACAAGTGATAGAGGTTATCGTCGAACAGAGTATGGCAGTCCTAAAAGCAGCGGCAGCACTGGTAGTTCTAGTGAGTAAGGATAGGACAGAACTTGAGATTGTGAAATCGCTCGGCTATCAAGCAGACTTAGTAAAGTCTTGGCGCAAGTTTTCGATCAACACAGATGTTCCCCTAGCAGAAGCCGTCCGAACCGCGCAGCCAGTTTGGGTAGAAACGTTGTTAGAGCGCATTGCTCGCTATCCCCATCTCGCTGAGATTTACAGTCGGTATGATTTTCAATCCTGGATGGCACTTCCTTTGGTGGTGGAAGGCAAGTCAATCGGTGGAATGTTGCTGAGCTTTAAGGAGTTCAAGCAGTTGAGCCAGGAGGATCGTGAGTTTATTCTTGCCCTCAGTCGTCAGTGTGCCCAAGCCATTTCCCGTGCCCAGTTGTATGAGGCAGAACGCACTTCAAGAACCGAAGCAGAACAAGCAAACCGGGTGAAAGATGAGTTTTTAGCCGTGCTCTCTCACGAACTACGATCGCCCCTTAATCCGATTTTGGGCTGGACAAAAATTCTACGAGCCGGACAGCTAAAACCTGATAAGGTCGATCAAGCATTAGCAACTATTGAACGGAACGCCAAACTGCAGGCACAGCTCATTGAAGACTTGCTAGATATCTCTCGGATGTTACGAGGAAAACTCAGTTTCAACATTGTGCCAGTCAACTTAATCACTGTCATTCACAGCGCGATCGAAACCGTACAACTTGCGGCTTCTGCCAAATCGATTCAGATTCAAACTCGGTTGCAAGAATACCCGAAATCTATATTGGGAGATGCTAATCGATTGCAACAAGTTCTGTGGAATCTACTCTCAAATGCAATCAAATTCACACCGAATGAAGGACAAGTCATCATTGGGATGGAGGAGTTCGACCAGCACGTTCACATTCAGGTGATTGACACAGGCAGAGGCATCCATTCAGACTTTCTACCCCATGTGTTTGAATACTTCCGCCAAGCGGATAGCAGCACGACTCGTCAGTTTGGGGGATTGGGATTAGGACTTGCGATCGCGCGTCAAATTGTGGAACTGCATGGTGGAACAATTCAGGCAGACAGTCCAGGAGAAGGATTGGGAGCAACATTCACCGTTCGCTTACCCATTGCCACTGTTGCAACAGAAAGCTCTACAACCAGAGAATCGCGAATTCAAATTGAGGATTTAACCGGGCTGCACATTCTCGTTGTGGACGATGAAGCTGACATGCGCGATTTGGCAGAATTCATCCTAGAGCAGCATGGTGCTCAGGTAACAGTTGCCAGTTCCGCAGCAGACGCATTGTTAACGCTGGCTCACTCTGTTCCTGATGTTTTACTCTCGGATATTGGGATGCCGGAAATGGATGGCTATGCACTGATGCGACAGATTCGAGAACGATCTCCCGAAGCAGGAGGAGGGATACCAGCAATCGCTCTGACTGCCTATGCTGGAGAGTACGATCGTCAGCAGGCACTTTCTTCTGGATTTCAGCGGCATATTTCTAAACCTGTAGATCCGGAGAAATTAGTGAAAGCGATCGTTGAGATAGTTAACTAG
- a CDS encoding PAS domain-containing protein has translation MNNPSTPTNPYLDEINALRQRLRDLEQSHSQCQQELQQLQQQLSQERIERKQTEAALRGSEEHLRAANERFQLAAKAVNCLIYDWDIERDRVERTDGLTRILGYSLEETEPTGKWWHDRIHPDDLLPIQERASVALTKDDYFTSEYRILNKSNQYVYVLDQCLVVERDADGNPTRLIGSTTDISERVRVEDDRKRAELQLQESQRFIQQIADAIPGTLYVYDVLEQRNVYVNRQIGELLGYTPEQIQIFGDQLFSQLMHPEDFANLGSQIERLNRVQDGEVVDHEYRMRHANGEWRWLWSRNTVSTRLPDGRAYQVVGTVHDITDRKQVEDELRESEQMFRAVVENTPDIIVRYDRDLRYLYINPSIERALGILPEQFIGKTGVELGFTDERSQFWYATLQQVFETGQSSSIKYEFPNINGEMRLYQARFVPELVQGAQITTVLAVATDVTDYKRAEAALRQSEERLRLATEGAQMGTWDVDLNTGKAIWSEHHFTMMGYEPVATGEASEEMWSDRIHPDDLERVIQAWQQARQDRTLYEAEYRVIRADNGQIAWLAGLGNFTYDQAGRAVRSIGVLFDITNRKQAEESLCQSEERLRLALLVGQSGIWDWDIANNHITWSEQIYQFHGLAPGTFSGKVEDFAELIHPEDQAKVSEAIQQALKDGSGYEIELRAVHPTGEIRWLSTKGGVIFDQQGSPVRMLGATIDVTERKAIEVEREQLLRREQIAREQAETANRIKDEFLAVLSHELRTPLNPILGWTRLLRTRPFEPQAADRALETIERNAKLQAQLIEDLLDVSRILQGKLGLNSFPVNLVTTIEAALETVRLSAEAKGIQIQTILNSKVGQVNGDANRLQQVVWNLLSNAIKFTPSGGRIEVRLTRVEAYAQIQVSDNGQGIRPDFLPHVFEYFRQADSSTTRQFGGLGLGLAIVRHLVELHGGTVQAESPGEGLGATFTVRLPLMSTQSIVNEEIQLLESNKLNGLQILVVDDDVDTREFVAFVLEQAGARVIITASATEALATLMQSQASLLLSDIGMPDTDGYMLIRQIRALPPEQGGSIPAIALTAFAGEINQQQALAAGFQKHLSKPIEPDHLILAIASLVVS, from the coding sequence ATGAACAACCCTAGCACTCCTACGAATCCGTATCTTGACGAGATCAACGCACTTCGCCAACGCCTGCGAGATCTGGAGCAGTCTCACAGCCAATGTCAGCAGGAACTTCAGCAACTCCAGCAGCAACTTAGCCAAGAAAGAATAGAGCGAAAGCAAACTGAAGCGGCACTCCGGGGGAGTGAAGAACATTTAAGAGCGGCGAATGAACGCTTTCAACTCGCAGCAAAGGCAGTCAATTGCTTGATTTATGACTGGGATATTGAACGGGATCGAGTTGAACGAACAGATGGGTTAACCCGGATTTTAGGTTATTCGTTGGAAGAAACCGAACCGACGGGAAAATGGTGGCACGATCGCATTCATCCAGATGATTTACTACCCATTCAAGAGCGAGCATCTGTTGCGTTGACGAAAGACGATTACTTTACCTCTGAATATCGAATTCTCAACAAGTCCAATCAGTATGTTTATGTTCTGGATCAGTGTTTAGTCGTAGAGCGAGATGCTGACGGCAACCCCACACGCCTTATTGGTAGCACAACTGACATTAGCGAACGCGTGCGCGTCGAAGACGATCGTAAACGTGCTGAGTTACAACTTCAGGAAAGCCAACGGTTCATTCAGCAGATTGCCGATGCAATACCGGGAACGCTCTATGTTTATGACGTGCTGGAGCAGCGCAATGTCTATGTCAATCGTCAAATTGGGGAACTGCTAGGCTATACACCCGAACAAATTCAGATATTTGGCGATCAGCTCTTTTCCCAACTGATGCATCCTGAAGATTTTGCGAACCTTGGAAGCCAGATCGAACGGCTGAATCGGGTACAAGATGGTGAGGTTGTTGATCATGAGTACCGGATGCGCCATGCGAACGGTGAGTGGCGTTGGCTGTGGAGCCGTAACACGGTTTCGACTCGGTTGCCAGATGGACGAGCCTATCAGGTTGTGGGTACAGTTCACGATATTACCGATCGCAAACAGGTTGAAGACGAATTACGAGAGAGTGAACAGATGTTCCGTGCGGTCGTTGAGAATACACCGGATATTATCGTTCGCTACGATCGTGACCTCCGCTATCTCTACATCAACCCCAGCATTGAGCGGGCATTAGGAATCCTACCAGAACAGTTCATCGGCAAAACAGGCGTTGAACTGGGATTTACAGACGAGCGATCGCAATTCTGGTACGCCACTCTACAGCAGGTCTTTGAAACGGGACAGAGTTCCTCGATTAAATATGAGTTTCCCAATATCAATGGCGAAATGCGGTTGTATCAGGCTCGCTTTGTGCCTGAATTAGTCCAAGGAGCGCAGATCACAACAGTGCTTGCCGTAGCCACTGACGTAACGGACTACAAGCGGGCAGAAGCAGCCCTGCGCCAGAGCGAAGAACGGTTGCGATTGGCAACGGAAGGCGCTCAGATGGGCACGTGGGATGTAGACCTGAATACCGGAAAAGCTATCTGGTCAGAACACCACTTTACGATGATGGGCTATGAGCCTGTTGCAACTGGGGAAGCAAGCGAGGAGATGTGGAGCGATCGCATTCATCCAGATGACCTGGAGCGAGTGATTCAGGCATGGCAGCAGGCACGGCAAGATCGCACGCTCTATGAGGCTGAGTATCGGGTAATTCGAGCAGATAACGGGCAGATCGCTTGGTTAGCTGGGCTAGGAAACTTTACTTACGATCAAGCGGGACGGGCAGTTCGCTCGATCGGAGTTCTTTTTGACATCACGAATCGCAAGCAGGCAGAAGAATCCTTATGCCAGAGCGAAGAACGGCTGCGTTTAGCATTATTAGTGGGTCAATCAGGGATTTGGGATTGGGATATTGCGAATAATCACATCACGTGGTCGGAGCAAATCTATCAGTTTCATGGCTTAGCGCCCGGAACCTTTAGCGGCAAAGTCGAGGATTTTGCTGAACTAATTCATCCTGAGGATCAGGCAAAAGTGTCAGAAGCTATCCAGCAGGCTCTAAAGGATGGGTCAGGCTATGAAATTGAACTTCGGGCTGTCCATCCCACTGGTGAAATTCGCTGGCTCTCGACCAAAGGAGGCGTGATTTTTGACCAACAAGGCAGCCCAGTGCGAATGCTAGGCGCGACGATTGATGTGACAGAGCGCAAAGCTATAGAGGTAGAACGTGAACAACTGCTGAGGCGAGAACAGATTGCCCGTGAGCAGGCAGAAACCGCGAACCGCATTAAAGATGAATTTCTCGCAGTGCTGTCTCATGAATTAAGAACCCCTCTCAATCCGATTTTAGGTTGGACAAGGCTGCTACGCACTCGCCCCTTTGAGCCACAGGCTGCCGATCGCGCTCTAGAAACAATCGAGCGCAATGCCAAACTTCAGGCTCAACTAATTGAAGACTTGCTCGATGTCTCTCGGATTCTGCAAGGCAAACTGGGATTGAATTCTTTTCCTGTGAACTTAGTGACGACGATCGAAGCCGCCCTCGAAACAGTGCGATTATCCGCTGAAGCAAAAGGCATTCAAATTCAGACAATTTTGAACTCGAAGGTTGGGCAAGTTAACGGCGATGCCAATCGTCTACAACAAGTCGTGTGGAATTTGCTCTCGAATGCGATCAAGTTCACACCGTCTGGTGGTCGTATCGAAGTTCGACTCACGCGGGTCGAAGCCTACGCTCAGATTCAGGTTAGCGACAACGGGCAGGGGATTCGCCCAGATTTCTTGCCTCATGTGTTTGAGTATTTTCGTCAGGCGGATAGCAGCACGACTCGACAGTTTGGCGGATTAGGATTAGGACTTGCGATCGTCCGTCATCTCGTTGAACTGCACGGGGGCACGGTTCAAGCAGAAAGTCCAGGGGAAGGGCTAGGCGCAACTTTTACGGTGAGACTCCCGCTGATGTCTACGCAATCCATAGTGAATGAAGAGATTCAACTCTTAGAATCTAACAAGCTTAACGGGCTTCAGATTCTGGTTGTGGATGACGACGTGGACACTCGTGAGTTTGTTGCCTTTGTCCTAGAGCAAGCAGGCGCGAGGGTTATAATAACTGCCTCAGCAACTGAAGCATTGGCAACATTAATGCAGTCTCAAGCCAGTCTCTTACTCAGTGATATTGGAATGCCAGACACCGATGGGTATATGCTGATTCGTCAGATTCGAGCCTTGCCGCCAGAGCAGGGCGGATCTATCCCAGCGATCGCGCTCACTGCTTTTGCTGGAGAAATAAATCAGCAACAGGCTCTCGCTGCCGGGTTTCAAAAGCATCTCTCGAAACCGATTGAACCGGATCATCTCATTTTAGCGATCGCCAGCTTAGTCGTTAGTTAA